In one Musa acuminata AAA Group cultivar baxijiao chromosome BXJ2-5, Cavendish_Baxijiao_AAA, whole genome shotgun sequence genomic region, the following are encoded:
- the LOC103985120 gene encoding uncharacterized protein LOC103985120, with translation MASSTTAAETSFHVRSVSLPSQVQPTTLWIVGELQKLNTFVESSVSTVPSMTREMISNGLRQLANMHDGIEDLLRLPSIQQGLFYSDQRKWLKEDVEELMRLLDLCGTMKDATTTLKEYVHDLRFALGRRGDYSTGQRVQDYAKTSRWSFASKTMRVACKEDLCEMWDVDVSLRAALKDADAEKIMMVQNQLKTIEISFGDVENGLGCLFRRLIQNRVSLLNILSPLMLINHSAPQTPHWHPHFKG, from the exons ACTACAGCAGCAGAGACTTCCTTTCATGTTCGTTCAGTCAGTCTGCCATCCCAAGTTCAACCAACAACGCTATGGATCGTAGGAGAGCTGCAAAAACTCAATACTTTTGTAGAATCATCAGTTTCGACAGTGCCCTCCATGACAAGGGAGATGATTTCCAATGGATTGAGGCAGCTTGCTAATATGCATGATGGCATTGAGGATCTTCTTCGCCTGCCAAGCATCCAACAAGGCCTATTCTACTCTGACCAGAGGAAATGGTTGAAGGAGGATGTGGAGGAATTAATGAGGTTACTggacctctgtggtaccatgaagGATGCAACCACCACATTGAAAGAGTATGTTCACGATCTTCGGTTTGCACTTGGAAGAAGAGGTGACTACTCTACTGGACAAAGGGTGCAGGATTAC GCAAAAACTAGCAGGTGGTCTTTTGCCTCAAAGACCATGAGAGTGGCTTGCAAGGAGGATTTATGTGAAATGTGGGATGTAGATGTCTCACTGCGTGCAGCTCTTAAAGATGCAGATGCTGAGAAGATAATGATGGTGCAGAATCAGCTAAAGACAATTGAGATCAGTTTTGGAGATGTTGAGAATGGTTTAGGATGCTTGTTTCGGAGACTAATCCAAAACCGGGTATCACTTCTTAACATTCTCAGCCCCTTGATGCTCATCAATCACTCTGCACCTCAGACACCTCATTGGCATCCGCATTTCAAAGGATAA